The proteins below come from a single Sorghum bicolor cultivar BTx623 chromosome 4, Sorghum_bicolor_NCBIv3, whole genome shotgun sequence genomic window:
- the LOC8073900 gene encoding uncharacterized protein LOC8073900 — MRCKKHPYQAGGGVCATCLCDRLLTLEAAQNGDASSPPHAQAPPVPPAEPLAFPRSVSPYVSRRKSDTAGALRHHPSLLFFRTPQVGPAYGGGAGGALEEGDIAYEYEKRRARKFSVLATLFGHHHHHHHHRSEEKHHHQQEGAPKERKKRSWTWFAGIIPRRRKKQSAAAAAAVSATSPQSAPPRRSSCRAVSNRGLSPERDSHGGSGDESSSPAAADHPPWRPSPSPMRRTPCRRRQTNSMPSGFAVCLSPLVRPSPGRRHRHVQPPDPGSFSCELRPSPLHSLSSAASVTRCRSRKLADCGRFR; from the coding sequence ATGAGGTGCAAGAAGCACCCGTACcaggccggcggcggcgtgtgCGCCACGTGCCTCTGCGACCGCCTGCTCACGCTCGAGGCCGCGCAGAACGGCGACGCATCGTCGCCGCCGCACGCGCAGGCCCCTCCGGTTCCGCCCGCCGAGCCCCTGGCGTTCCCGAGGTCGGTGTCGCCGTACGTGTCGCGCAGGAAGTCGGACACGGCGGGCGCGCTCAGGCACCACCCGAGCCTGCTCTTCTTCCGGACGCCGCAGGTCGGGCCCGcctacggcggcggcgctggcggcGCGTTGGAGGAAGGCGACATAGCCTACGAGTACGAGAAGCGGCGCGCGCGCAAGTTCTCCGTGCTCGCCACGCTCTtcggccaccaccaccaccaccaccaccacagatCGGAAGAGAAGCATCACCATCAGCAGGAAGGCGCCCCCAAGGAGCGCAAGAAGCGTTCTTGGACTTGGTTCGCCGGGATCATACCGCGCCGCCGCAAGAAGCagtcagcggcggcggcggcggcggtctcggccaCCTCGCCACAGTCAGCCCCGCCGAGGCGCTCCTCCTGCCGCGCGGTCAGCAACCGGGGCCTCTCGCCTGAGCGGGACAGCcacggcggcagcggcgacgAGAGCAGCTCGCCCGCCGCCGCGGATCATCCCCCGTGGCGGCCGTCCCCGTCCCCCATGCGGCGGACACCCTGCCGGCGCCGCCAGACGAACAGCATGCCGTCGGGTTTCGCCGTCTGCCTCAGCCCGCTCGTGCGGCCCAGCCccggccgccgccaccgccacgtcCAGCCGCCGGACCCCGGCTCCTTCTCCTGCGAGCTCCGGCCGTCGCCGCTCCACAGCCTCTCGTCCGCCGCCTCCGTTACTCGCTGTCGATCCAGGAAGCTCGCCGACTGCGGTCGCTTCCGGTGA
- the LOC8073901 gene encoding uncharacterized protein LOC8073901, with protein MEALLPSSKISTILQSHVYPRFGRVLRALARVKSVLLDALGRTKWGLQRRRRKQHSAIGCGSSKKKKRTSRQQPAATSGGFAKRPSHLTWSGGLSPARTAAEEALDVNYQVYPCYDSAWSAVVVPAAAPGGIEGGTVAAGEYCGYLRWLEEEMPDEVMVVEEEEDDEGEEDADAAAGGGNEIDRLAEQFIARCRANFLLEKQESYDRCQEMIARSL; from the coding sequence ATGGAGGCGCTGCTCCCGAGCTCCAAGATCAGCACGATCCTGCAGTCCCACGTGTACCCGCGGTTCGGCCGCGTGCTGCGCGCCCTCGCCAGGGTCAAGTCCGTGCTCCTCGACGCCCTCGGCAGGACCAAGTGGGGCTTGCAGCGGCGGCGGAGAAAGCAGCACAGCGCCATCGGCTGCGGCAGctcgaagaagaagaagaggaccaGCAGGCAGCAGCCCGCCGCCaccagcggcggcttcgcgaagAGGCCGTCGCATCTCACCTGGTCCGGCGGCTTGTCGCCGGCTCGGACCGCGGCCGAGGAGGCGCTGGACGTGAACTACCAGGTGTACCCGTGCTACGACTCGGCGTGGAGCGCGGTTGTCGTCCCGGCAGCGGCTCCCGGCGGCATCGAGGGCGGCACGGTGGCGGCGGGCGAGTACTGTGGGTACCTGCGCTGGCTCGAGGAGGAGATGCCGGACGAGGTTATGGTCGTGGAGGAAGAGGAAGACGACGAAGGGGAGGAAGACGCcgatgccgccgccggcggcgggaaCGAGATCGACCGGCTAGCGGAGCAGTTCATCGCGAGGTGCCGTGCCAACTTCTTGCTGGAGAAGCAGGAGTCGTACGACCGGTGTCAGGAGATGATCGCCAGGAGCCTCTGA